One candidate division WOR-3 bacterium DNA window includes the following coding sequences:
- a CDS encoding type II secretion system F family protein — translation MAVFVFKGVKSDGSEENGEITANSLQDAKIQLRSKKITPISIKRKDTLYNRMKEVQLTTGIGAREMATFTRQFATMINAGLPLMRCLEILHEQEQNPGFKKALKELAGDVEGGTTVAEAMRKHRRFFSDLYVNMVEAGEKGGALDTILLRLAVYLEKSAALLSKIRGAMIYPTMITIVTILAVSAILLFVLPTFKAMFEGLGADLPLPTQIVMMLSDFIRKFFLLIAVVIIGLIVGYKLAVKTPKGLYIKDKLVLLIPVFGPLVRKTSIARFSRTLSTLLSSGVAILDSLEITAKTSGNSLVEQAIYAARTSISEGEDISGPLSREKIFPPMVIQMVRIGEQSGQLDVMLSKVADFYDQEVDQAVENLTAALEPIIMIVLGVVIGGLVVAMYLPIFTMASTFMEHAG, via the coding sequence ATGGCTGTCTTCGTATTTAAAGGAGTCAAGAGTGACGGTAGCGAGGAGAATGGCGAAATAACCGCCAATTCTTTACAAGACGCCAAGATACAGCTGAGGTCTAAAAAAATCACTCCGATTTCAATCAAGAGAAAAGATACGCTTTACAACCGTATGAAGGAAGTCCAGTTGACGACTGGAATAGGCGCGAGAGAGATGGCTACTTTTACCAGGCAGTTCGCGACTATGATAAACGCAGGACTTCCATTGATGAGGTGCCTTGAAATATTGCACGAGCAGGAACAGAACCCTGGTTTCAAAAAGGCGCTAAAAGAACTTGCCGGCGACGTCGAAGGGGGGACAACCGTCGCGGAGGCGATGAGAAAGCATAGAAGATTTTTTTCAGACCTTTATGTAAACATGGTCGAAGCCGGAGAAAAAGGAGGCGCGCTCGACACGATATTGCTAAGGTTAGCGGTTTATCTTGAAAAATCCGCCGCTCTTTTATCAAAAATCAGAGGAGCGATGATTTATCCTACAATGATAACCATAGTCACTATTTTAGCAGTATCGGCAATTCTTCTTTTCGTTTTGCCCACTTTCAAAGCTATGTTTGAAGGACTCGGAGCTGATCTACCTTTGCCCACTCAAATTGTAATGATGCTGTCGGATTTTATAAGAAAATTTTTCTTGCTGATAGCCGTTGTCATAATCGGTTTGATCGTAGGATACAAACTTGCCGTCAAAACGCCAAAAGGACTGTACATAAAAGACAAATTGGTACTTCTCATCCCGGTGTTTGGACCTCTTGTCAGAAAAACATCCATAGCGAGGTTTTCCAGAACTCTTTCGACTCTGCTTTCAAGCGGCGTCGCTATTCTCGACTCGCTCGAAATAACGGCTAAAACTTCCGGTAATTCTCTTGTTGAACAGGCAATTTACGCGGCTAGAACTTCAATAAGCGAAGGGGAGGACATATCCGGACCGCTTTCGAGGGAAAAAATATTTCCCCCGATGGTTATTCAAATGGTCAGAATAGGAGAACAGAGCGGACAACTTGACGTGATGCTTTCCAAAGTAGCCGATTTTTACGACCAGGAAGTTGACCAAGCAGTGGAAAACCTTACAGCAGCGCTTGAGCCGATAATAATGATTGTTCTCGGCGTAGTCATAGGAGGTCTTGTTGTGGCGATGTATCTGCCAATTTTCACAATGGCTTCAACATTTATGGAGCATGCGGGCTAA
- a CDS encoding sigma-54-dependent Fis family transcriptional regulator, translating to MSEKILIVDDETGLLKVVSMALSQEGFQTVECDSGVEAISKMEKENFDIVISDLKMPRLSGLELLEKVKRDSPNTGFILLSAYATLESAIQGLRLGADDYLQKPFDLSELITRVRSVIEKNSLRRETQYLRRRFTENEKQIIGLEGGLSLVTEKLKKVAPTDATVLLTGETGTGKDVIAKLIHKWSFRKNKSFIPVNCAAIPETLLERELFGHKKGSYTGAHEDKDGLFKIADGGTLFLDEIGDIPLSTQVKVLRAIQEKEINPLGSTASVKTDVRIIVATNRDLKKLVEENRFREDLYYRVNVINIEIPPLRFRKQDIVNLALYFTELFSKKHGIKRKLSKKSESFLVNKPWKGNVRELENLIEKAVILSEQEVINLYDFKEDLSEESGSFSGTLDVIERETIFKTLKACKNNKNKAAKILGIDVSTLYRKMKKYDFK from the coding sequence TTGAGCGAGAAAATTCTCATCGTCGATGACGAAACTGGTCTTTTGAAAGTAGTTTCCATGGCTTTATCTCAAGAAGGTTTTCAGACAGTTGAATGTGATTCGGGAGTCGAAGCGATTTCGAAAATGGAAAAGGAAAATTTTGATATTGTGATAAGCGATTTGAAAATGCCGCGCTTGAGCGGTTTGGAACTTTTGGAAAAGGTGAAAAGAGATTCTCCCAACACCGGTTTTATTCTTTTGAGCGCTTACGCAACTTTGGAATCAGCTATTCAAGGACTAAGGCTCGGAGCTGACGATTATTTACAAAAACCTTTTGACTTGAGTGAGCTCATCACGAGAGTTAGGTCAGTCATAGAAAAAAATTCACTAAGAAGAGAAACTCAATATTTGAGAAGGCGTTTTACCGAAAACGAAAAGCAGATTATTGGACTTGAGGGTGGATTGTCTTTGGTGACTGAAAAATTGAAAAAAGTCGCACCTACAGATGCCACGGTATTGCTGACGGGTGAGACGGGAACAGGCAAAGACGTCATAGCCAAACTAATCCACAAATGGAGTTTTCGCAAAAACAAGTCATTTATCCCTGTAAATTGCGCCGCTATACCTGAAACTCTGCTGGAGAGGGAACTTTTCGGGCATAAAAAGGGATCTTATACGGGAGCGCACGAAGACAAAGACGGACTTTTTAAAATAGCGGACGGAGGCACTCTTTTTCTCGATGAAATTGGAGATATCCCTCTTTCAACTCAGGTCAAGGTTCTCAGGGCGATACAAGAGAAAGAAATAAATCCCTTGGGATCGACAGCTTCAGTGAAAACAGACGTCAGAATAATTGTCGCTACCAACAGAGATTTAAAAAAGCTTGTGGAGGAAAACAGATTCAGGGAAGATCTATACTACAGAGTCAATGTGATAAACATTGAAATTCCCCCTCTAAGGTTTAGAAAACAGGACATAGTCAATTTGGCGTTATATTTTACGGAATTGTTTTCTAAAAAACACGGCATTAAAAGAAAACTTTCAAAAAAATCTGAAAGCTTTTTAGTGAACAAACCTTGGAAGGGTAATGTCAGGGAACTGGAAAATTTAATCGAGAAAGCAGTCATCCTGTCTGAACAAGAAGTGATAAATTTATACGATTTCAAAGAAGACCTCAGCGAGGAAAGCGGTTCTTTTTCAGGGACGCTTGATGTAATCGAGCGAGAGACTATCTTTAAGACCCTTAAGGCCTGTAAAAACAATAAAAATAAAGCGGCTAAAATTCTGGGAATAGACGTCTCTACTCTCTACAGAAAGATGAAAAAGTATGATTTTAAATAG
- a CDS encoding GHKL domain-containing protein has protein sequence MLIVSLPFDKSSIRNIFFVTLFSSLSSLTELLLSKRNLWIIILVFDVITASAVIVISGGVDSALYMLYFLVILVYTMKKGAKAGWASLATTMFVFFFVLLFQRLGYYYFADDKIEFFRKTFQKNTQTFSYLTQYLYALFSSTIITAMSIWMEQKTAVKTRQLEYVRHTTDDILRSLKEGLLSVTSSYETVFVNPSFILFSGMSMLIPGKIIPQKARSWFEENISSIELVGIDGRKRSLKIDINEIVDQKDNVIGRIMVIHDITDVIEKDKKLNEINQMALMGEMSANIAHEIRNPLASIRVSIDLLTKNLDEKGGEVALIAKNEVDRINNLIEHFMSFSKMPTPKVKPIKLGEVVKETVKSFSITGDNAEINIDQFEDDIIVNADKNQLKQVMLNLLSNSCKAVRDSKEKKVFIKTRRYGEKIFLSVKDTGVGIKSGSLSKVFNPFFTESGQGNGLGLSIVKKIASMHGWDIRVESEEGKGTEFFIVLENFQKREN, from the coding sequence ATGCTGATAGTATCATTGCCCTTTGACAAAAGCTCCATCAGAAACATATTTTTTGTAACATTGTTCTCTTCGCTGTCGAGTTTGACCGAGCTTCTGTTATCGAAGAGAAATCTGTGGATAATCATACTGGTTTTCGACGTCATTACAGCTTCTGCTGTAATAGTAATTTCCGGCGGGGTGGACAGCGCTCTTTACATGCTTTATTTCCTCGTGATACTCGTCTACACAATGAAAAAGGGTGCGAAAGCCGGGTGGGCTTCTCTTGCGACGACCATGTTTGTCTTCTTTTTTGTGCTTTTGTTTCAAAGGCTTGGATACTACTATTTTGCCGATGATAAAATTGAATTTTTCAGGAAGACATTTCAAAAAAACACGCAAACTTTCAGCTATTTGACGCAGTATTTATACGCTCTGTTTTCTTCGACCATAATTACAGCAATGTCTATTTGGATGGAACAAAAAACCGCTGTAAAAACGCGGCAATTAGAATATGTCAGGCATACTACCGATGATATTTTAAGGTCTCTTAAAGAAGGTCTCTTAAGCGTAACCAGTTCTTACGAAACTGTTTTTGTCAACCCTTCTTTTATACTGTTTTCGGGTATGTCTATGCTCATACCCGGTAAAATTATACCTCAAAAAGCCAGGAGTTGGTTTGAAGAAAACATTTCGTCTATTGAACTTGTTGGAATAGACGGCAGAAAAAGAAGTTTGAAAATCGATATTAATGAGATTGTAGACCAAAAAGACAACGTAATAGGCCGCATTATGGTAATACACGACATTACCGATGTTATTGAAAAGGACAAAAAACTGAACGAGATAAACCAGATGGCGCTGATGGGAGAGATGAGCGCGAATATCGCCCATGAAATCAGAAATCCACTTGCATCCATAAGGGTGTCTATAGACTTGCTGACTAAAAATCTCGATGAAAAAGGCGGAGAAGTGGCTCTGATAGCCAAAAATGAAGTAGACAGAATAAACAATCTGATTGAGCATTTCATGTCTTTTTCAAAAATGCCTACACCAAAAGTAAAACCAATAAAATTAGGCGAAGTCGTTAAAGAGACTGTCAAAAGCTTTTCAATTACCGGGGACAACGCTGAAATAAACATCGATCAATTCGAAGATGACATAATCGTAAACGCCGACAAAAATCAGCTTAAACAGGTCATGTTAAACCTTTTGAGCAACTCCTGCAAAGCGGTCAGGGATTCCAAAGAGAAAAAAGTCTTTATAAAAACCCGCAGATACGGAGAAAAAATTTTCCTTTCGGTCAAGGACACCGGCGTCGGAATAAAGTCAGGATCTCTTTCTAAAGTATTCAATCCATTTTTCACTGAATCAGGCCAGGGGAACGGTCTTGGACTGTCAATAGTAAAAAAGATAGCCTCTATGCACGGTTGGGATATAAGAGTAGAATCCGAAGAAGGCAAAGGAACAGAATTTTTTATTGTTTTGGAAAATTTTCAAAAGAGAGAAAATTGA
- a CDS encoding type IV pilus twitching motility protein PilT, with the protein MATISIENLLREMVERKASDLHLTVGSPPVFRVDGDILPTQYPKLSPDSAQALVYSILNDEQKKKFENEHELDLSFGIPGVSRFRANAFLQRGNVSMAVRTIPFEILSFDKLGLPRIVSEWANYSKGLVLVTGPTGSGKSTTLAALINKINIEKKKHIVTVEDPIEYTFQHRSCIVNQRQVGSDTKSFQTALKYVLRQDPDVVMVGEMRDLETTEAALTIAETGHLTFGTLHTNSAVESINRIIDIFPTNRQSQVRSQLAFVLRAVLTQALIPKIKGGRVLSMEILVVTPAVSALIREDKIHQIYNFMQAGKKFGMMTMNENLIEHWAKKDINIEQAFSNSRNPEELERMMEDFRKSRK; encoded by the coding sequence ATGGCTACCATCAGCATAGAAAATCTTCTCAGGGAAATGGTCGAGAGAAAAGCTTCGGACCTTCATTTGACGGTAGGCTCTCCTCCTGTCTTCAGAGTCGACGGAGACATACTGCCCACGCAGTACCCAAAGCTTTCACCAGACAGCGCGCAGGCGCTGGTCTATTCGATTTTAAACGACGAACAGAAGAAAAAATTCGAAAACGAGCATGAACTCGACCTCAGTTTCGGCATACCCGGAGTAAGCAGATTCAGAGCAAACGCTTTTCTCCAAAGAGGAAACGTGTCGATGGCTGTAAGGACAATTCCTTTCGAAATTCTGTCCTTTGACAAACTTGGCCTACCGAGGATAGTCTCGGAATGGGCAAATTACTCTAAGGGGCTTGTGCTTGTGACAGGGCCGACGGGAAGCGGAAAATCTACGACCCTTGCGGCTCTCATAAACAAAATAAACATTGAAAAGAAAAAACACATTGTGACTGTGGAAGACCCTATTGAATACACCTTTCAACACAGGTCTTGCATCGTCAACCAGAGGCAAGTAGGGTCTGACACCAAATCATTTCAAACCGCCCTTAAATACGTTCTCAGGCAGGACCCCGACGTGGTTATGGTTGGCGAGATGAGAGATTTAGAGACTACCGAAGCTGCACTTACTATAGCTGAGACAGGCCACTTGACATTCGGAACCCTTCACACTAATTCCGCAGTCGAAAGCATAAACAGAATAATAGACATTTTTCCGACCAACAGACAGTCACAGGTCAGATCGCAGTTAGCTTTTGTCCTACGGGCGGTTTTGACACAGGCGTTGATTCCCAAGATAAAAGGCGGCAGGGTGTTGTCTATGGAGATTCTTGTAGTAACTCCTGCTGTTTCGGCTCTGATAAGGGAAGATAAGATTCACCAGATTTATAACTTCATGCAAGCTGGAAAAAAATTCGGCATGATGACTATGAACGAAAATCTTATCGAGCATTGGGCAAAAAAAGACATAAACATTGAACAAGCTTTCTCCAACTCGAGGAATCCGGAAGAACTCGAGAGAATGATGGAAGATTTCAGAAAATCTAGAAAATAA
- the tadA gene encoding Flp pilus assembly complex ATPase component TadA, with translation MAKELLNALLNARLITKSQINAIEEKKQETGDTETAILIKSGHITEQRLMSFLAKEYDFKPLDLTEINPDPSVLNLITPEIANKYRIFPVSRKGKNLTLGMVNPLDEEAVSEVSFLTGLNPERYFIRDSQMQKYLDKYFTIKGGLVSLESQAAAEKERGDLELEEEEYEEELSFGTSSQAADFVKYIIDDAIARKASDIHIEFIGKRQRVRMRIDGVLQEVVDAPGKFSMAIIQRIKILAKMDISEHYKPLDGRIQWRYRGRDIDLRVSIIATVVGEKVVMRILDKSSLMVDLKDLGFSEFSRKKFEESLDRPYGIILITGPTGSGKSTTLYSALSRLNRPNIQIVTVEDPVEYNIRGINQVPIHAEIDFNFPDALRAILRHAPDIIMVGEIRDTETGEIAIRAALAGQLVLSTIHTNDAPSTVNRLIDMGVKSFLVAASLNLIQAQRLVRKICPNCKAPFVYPEKFLKDIGLSDEEIQNSTFYKGRGCGNCNNTGYKGRVAITEVMPVSKKLRQMIVENESAAKIKTVAEEEGMVSMRNDALDKVKKGLTTLEEMIRETSSL, from the coding sequence ATGGCAAAGGAACTTTTAAACGCCCTACTTAACGCGAGACTAATCACAAAAAGCCAGATCAACGCCATTGAGGAGAAAAAACAGGAAACAGGAGACACCGAAACTGCGATATTGATAAAAAGCGGCCACATAACTGAACAGAGACTCATGTCTTTTTTAGCGAAAGAATACGATTTCAAACCTCTTGATTTAACCGAAATAAACCCGGACCCTTCGGTATTGAATTTGATAACACCAGAAATCGCCAATAAGTACAGAATATTTCCTGTCAGCAGAAAAGGCAAAAACCTCACACTTGGAATGGTGAATCCCCTAGATGAAGAAGCTGTTTCTGAAGTCAGTTTTCTTACAGGTCTGAATCCGGAAAGGTATTTTATCCGTGACAGCCAGATGCAGAAATACCTCGACAAGTATTTCACTATAAAAGGAGGGTTGGTATCTCTTGAATCACAGGCGGCAGCGGAAAAAGAGAGGGGAGACTTAGAATTAGAAGAGGAGGAGTACGAGGAGGAACTCTCATTCGGCACATCTTCTCAAGCCGCTGATTTCGTCAAATACATAATAGACGACGCGATAGCGAGAAAGGCGAGCGACATTCACATCGAGTTCATCGGAAAAAGACAGAGGGTGAGGATGAGGATTGACGGCGTTCTGCAGGAAGTCGTCGACGCGCCTGGTAAATTCAGTATGGCGATAATTCAAAGAATAAAGATCCTCGCAAAGATGGATATTTCCGAGCATTATAAACCGCTGGACGGAAGGATCCAGTGGAGATACAGAGGTAGGGACATAGACCTCAGGGTGAGTATTATTGCTACGGTTGTCGGTGAAAAAGTTGTCATGAGGATTTTGGACAAGAGCAGCTTAATGGTAGACTTGAAAGACCTCGGCTTTTCAGAATTTTCGCGAAAAAAATTTGAAGAATCCCTGGACAGACCCTACGGAATAATTCTAATTACAGGCCCGACAGGTAGCGGCAAATCCACCACGCTGTATTCCGCGCTCAGCAGGTTGAACAGGCCAAATATACAGATTGTGACCGTAGAGGATCCTGTTGAATACAACATCAGGGGTATAAACCAAGTCCCCATCCACGCTGAAATAGATTTCAATTTCCCCGACGCTTTGAGGGCTATTCTCAGGCACGCTCCAGATATCATAATGGTCGGCGAGATAAGAGACACAGAAACTGGTGAAATAGCTATAAGAGCTGCTTTAGCTGGCCAGCTTGTTCTTTCCACCATTCACACGAACGACGCACCTTCGACTGTAAACAGGTTGATAGATATGGGAGTGAAATCTTTTCTTGTCGCAGCTTCTTTAAATCTAATTCAGGCTCAAAGGCTTGTCAGGAAAATCTGCCCGAACTGCAAGGCTCCCTTTGTCTATCCTGAAAAGTTTCTCAAAGACATCGGATTGAGCGACGAAGAAATACAAAATTCAACCTTTTACAAAGGCAGAGGCTGCGGAAATTGCAACAACACTGGATACAAGGGAAGGGTCGCGATTACAGAAGTGATGCCCGTCTCCAAAAAGCTAAGGCAAATGATAGTTGAAAACGAGTCTGCTGCAAAAATTAAAACCGTCGCGGAGGAAGAAGGCATGGTTTCAATGCGCAACGATGCTCTTGACAAAGTAAAAAAAGGGCTGACGACCCTAGAAGAAATGATTCGCGAAACTTCTTCGCTGTAA